The Ignavibacteria bacterium genome has a segment encoding these proteins:
- the mtaB gene encoding tRNA (N(6)-L-threonylcarbamoyladenosine(37)-C(2))-methylthiotransferase MtaB produces the protein MKKVALHTLGCKLNYTETSTIGSDFKSRGFSISDFDSKADVYVINTCTVTDNAERECRQVVRRALRSNPKGFVIVTGCYAQLRPADLQKIEGVDLILGSNEKFEIFNFIDNLEKKNLACIHTTPTESFQDFDPAFSNKDDDRTRAFLKIQDGCNYSCTFCTIPQARGESRSLPIDGSAKQFQNLIFQGFREIVLTGVNVGDYGSKLNTDLTQLVRRLLKTEGDYRIRFSSIEPNLLTDEIIRLVRNEEKLCSHFHIPLQSGSDLILKQMRRRYLSELYQNRIEQVKSLIPDCGIGVDVIVGFPGETEHDFELTYKLLNEMPISYLHVFTYSERPGTPAAEMINQIPKNIRKERTNRLRILSAKKKHLFYSDMIGKKERVLFEHPDEDNAFKGFSSNYVRVIHKPDVDLTNKLTEFMITGIQNEYCIGELPLNLN, from the coding sequence TTGAAAAAAGTTGCCTTACATACACTTGGCTGCAAATTAAACTATACTGAAACCTCTACAATTGGTAGTGATTTTAAAAGCAGAGGATTTAGTATCTCAGATTTTGATTCAAAAGCAGATGTTTACGTAATTAATACTTGCACTGTGACGGATAATGCAGAGCGGGAATGCAGGCAAGTTGTTCGTCGTGCACTTCGAAGTAATCCAAAAGGATTTGTAATTGTAACCGGTTGTTATGCACAATTGCGTCCAGCCGATTTACAAAAAATCGAGGGAGTTGACTTAATTCTCGGTTCGAATGAAAAATTTGAAATATTTAATTTTATAGATAATCTTGAGAAGAAAAATTTAGCATGTATTCACACTACTCCAACAGAGTCATTTCAAGATTTTGACCCAGCCTTTTCAAACAAAGATGATGATCGTACACGTGCATTCTTAAAAATCCAAGATGGATGTAATTATTCTTGTACTTTCTGTACGATTCCGCAAGCAAGAGGTGAAAGCAGAAGTTTACCTATTGACGGATCGGCAAAGCAGTTTCAAAATTTAATTTTTCAAGGTTTTAGGGAAATTGTTCTTACAGGAGTGAATGTTGGCGACTATGGAAGTAAATTAAATACTGATCTCACACAGCTAGTTAGAAGGTTATTGAAAACTGAAGGCGATTACAGAATTCGATTTAGCTCGATTGAACCAAACCTGCTAACTGATGAAATAATTCGTTTAGTTCGCAATGAAGAAAAGCTTTGCTCACACTTTCATATTCCTCTACAAAGTGGGAGTGATTTAATCTTAAAACAGATGAGAAGACGCTATCTTTCGGAACTTTATCAGAATCGAATCGAACAAGTGAAAAGTTTGATCCCCGATTGCGGAATTGGAGTTGATGTGATAGTTGGATTTCCTGGTGAGACGGAGCATGATTTTGAACTAACATACAAATTATTAAATGAGATGCCGATTTCGTATTTGCACGTTTTCACATATTCCGAAAGACCTGGCACTCCCGCAGCTGAGATGATAAATCAAATTCCAAAAAATATCCGAAAAGAAAGAACAAACCGATTAAGAATTTTAAGTGCAAAGAAAAAACATTTATTTTACTCAGATATGATAGGAAAGAAAGAAAGAGTTTTATTCGAACATCCTGATGAAGATAATGCATTCAAGGGATTCAGCTCAAATTATGTTCGAGTGATTCATAAACCTGATGTCGATTTAACTAATAAACTAACTGAATTCATGATAACTGGAATTCAAAACGAATATTGTATAGGGGAATTACCTCTTAATTTAAATTGA